A region of Lagenorhynchus albirostris chromosome 20, mLagAlb1.1, whole genome shotgun sequence DNA encodes the following proteins:
- the TSR1 gene encoding pre-rRNA-processing protein TSR1 homolog isoform X2 yields the protein MAAHRSGPLKQQNKPHKGGRHRGRGSAQRDGKGRLALKTLSKKVRKDLSKVDQRHRASQLRKQKKEAVLAEKRQLGSKDGPPHQVLVVPLHNRISLPEAFRLLQDRDTGTVHLNEWGSTHSFMLLCPRLKHRWFFTSARPGDLHTVLDMAKVADTILFLLDPLEGWDSTGDYCLSCLFAQGLPTYTLAVQGVSGLPLKKQTDVRKKLSKAVEKRFPDDKLFLLDTQQEAGMLLRQLANQKQRHLAFRDRHAYLFAHAVDFVPSEENNLLGTLKISGYVRGQALNVNNLLHIVGHGDFQMKQIDAPMDPFPLNPRVIKSPKDPGMAMEICATDAVVDMEEDLKVLMKADPERQESLQTEVIPDPMEGEQTWPTEEELSEANDLLKETSKVVKKVPKGTSSYQAEWILDEDGESGGEGDEYDDIEREDFMEEESQDEGSEKDEEEECETVTIGESVHDDLYDEKVDEEAEGKMLEKYKQERLEEMFPDEVDTPRDVAARIRFQKYRGLKSFRTSPWDPKENLPQDYARIFQFQNFINTRRRIFKEIEEKEVEGAEVGWYVTLHVSEVPVLVVEHFERGAPLIAFSLLPHEQKMSVLNMVVSRHAGSTEPVKAKEELIFHCGFRRFRASPLFSQHTAADKHKFQRFLTADSALVVTVYAPITFPPASVLLFKQNSNDLA from the exons ATGGCGGCTCATCGCTCTGGCCCGCTTAAGCAGCAGAATAAACCTCATAAAGGCGGGCGGCATCGGGGTCGGGGATCCGCGCAGCGGGACGGCAAGG GCCGTCTAGCACTGAAAACCCTAAGCAAGAAGGTGAGAAAAGATCTCAGCAAAGTGGACCAGAGGCATCGTGCCAGCCAGCTCCGAAAGCAGAAGAAGGAGGCG GTTTTGGCAGAAAAGAGACAGCTCGGCAGCAAGGATGGGCCTCCTCATCAGGTACTGGTGGTTCCCCTGCACAACAGGATTTCCCTGCCAGAGGCCTTTCGACTGCTTCAGGATAGGGACACTGGAACAGTACACTTGAATGAATGGGGAAGCACCCATAGCTTTATGCTGTTATGCCCCCGCTTGAAACATCGGTGGTTTTTTACATCTGCAAGACCAG GGGATCTGCACACTGTGTTAGACATGGCTAAAGTGGCTGATACCATCCTGTTCCTCCTTGATCCACTAGAAGGCTGGGATAGCACTGGGGATTACTGCCTTTCCTGCCTCTTTGCTCAGGGCCTTCCCACCTATA CATTAGCTGTCCAGGGGGTTTCGGGCCTCCCACTGAAGAAACAAACAGATGTCAGGAAGAAGCTAAGTAAAGCAGTGGAGAAGCGCTTTCCTGATGACAAACTCTTCCTGTTAGACACTCAACAGGAGGCAGGGATGCTGCTCAGGCAGTTGGCTAACCAAAAGCAACGGCATCTTGCCTTTCGAGATCGGCACGCCTACCTATTTGCTCATGCTGTTGACTTTGTGCCTAGTGAAGAGAATAACTTGTTGGGCACCTTGAAGATCTCAGGCTATGTTCGTGGGCAGGCTCTGAATGTAAATAACTTGCTGCATATCGTTGGACATGGTGATTTCCAGATGAAACAGATAGATGCCCCTATGGACCCTTTCCCTTTAAATCCTAGAGTGATCAAATCCCCAAAGGACCCAGGCATGGCAATGGAG ATTTGTGCTACAGATGCTGTAGTTGATATGGAGGAAGACCTGAAGGTCCTAATGAAGGCAGACCCTGAGAGACAAGAATCTTTGCAAACAGAGGTTATCCCAGATCCAATGGAGGGGGAACAGACCTGGCCCACGGAGGAGGAGCTGAGTGAAGCAAATG ACTTATTGAAGGAAACTTCCAAGGTAGTAAAGAAGGTTCCCAAAGGAACATCCAGTTATCAAGCTGAATGGATTTTGGATGAGGATGGCGAAAGTGGTGGGGAAGGAGATGAGTATGATGATATAGAACGTGAGGATTTTATGGAAGAGGAATCTCAG GATGAGGGTAGTGAAAAGGACGAAGAGGAGGAATGTGAAACTGTGACTATAGGAGAGTCCGTGCATGATGATCTGTATGATGAGAAAGTGGATGAAGAGGCTGAGGGAAAAATGCTGGAGAAATATAAACAAGAAAGACTGGAAGAGATGTTTCCAGATGAAGTAGATACCCCCCGCGACGTGGCTGCTAGAATTCG ATTTCAGAAATACAGAGGCCTCAAGAGCTTCCGGACATCTCCATGGGATCCCAAGGAAAACCTCCCTCAAGATTATGCTCGGATCTTTCAGTTTCAGAACTTTATTAATACTAGGAGACGCATCTTTAAAGAGATTGAAGAAAAAGAGGTTGAAGGAGCTGAG GTTGGCTGGTATGTCACACTTCATGTCTCTGAAGTCCCTGTCTTAGTGGTTGAGCACTTCGAGCGAGGTGCACCCTTGATTGCATTTTCTTTACTACCTCATGAACAGAAG ATGTCAGTACTTAATATGGTGGTGAGCCGGCACGCTGGCAGCACTGAACCTGTGAAAGCTAAAGAGGAGCTGATCTTCCACTGTGGATTCAGGCGCTTCCGAGCCTCACCTTTATTCTCTCAGCACACTGCAG CGGATAAACATAAATTTCAGAGATTCCTGACTGCTGACTCGGCTCTGGTGGTGACAGTATATGCCCCTATCACTTTTCCTCCTGCATCTGTGCTGCTTTTCAAACAGAACAGCAATG ATCTCGCATAG
- the SRR gene encoding serine racemase isoform X2: MKPTCRKQQRTMCDQYCISFADVEKAHINIRDFIHLTPVLTSSILNQVTGRNLFFKCELFQKTGSFKIRGALNAIRGLISATSEEKPKAVVTHSSGNHGQALSYAAKLQGIPAYIVVPKTAPNCKKLAIQGYGASIVYSEQSDESRENVTKRIVEETEGIMVHPNQEPAVIAGQGTIAMEVLNQVPLVDALVVPVGGGGMVAGIAITVKKP, translated from the exons AACCATGTGTGATCAGTACTGCATCTCCTTTGCTGATGTTGAGAAAGCACATATCAACATTCGAGATTTTATCCACCTCACACCAGTGCTAACAAGCTCCATTTTGAATCAAGTAACAGGGCGCAATCTTTTCTTCAAATGtgaactcttccagaaaactggaTCTTTTAAG ATTCGTGGTGCCCTTAATGCAATCAGAGGCTTGATTTCTGCCACTTCAGAAGAGAAGCCCAAAGCTGTTGTTACTCACAGCAGTGGAAACCATGGCCAGGCTCTCTCCTATGCTGCCAAATTGCAAG GGATTCCTGCTTATATTGTAGTGCCCAAAACAGCTCCCAACTGTAAAAAATTGGCGATACAAGGCTATGGAGCCTCTATAGTATACAGTGAACAAAGCGACGAG TCCAGAGAAAATGTTACAAAAAGAATTGTGGAAGAAACAGAAGGCATCATGGTACATCCCAACCAGGAGCCTGCAGTGATAGCTGGGCAAGGGACAATTGCCATGGAAGTCCTAAACCAG GTTCCCTTGGTAGATGCACTGGTGGTACCTGTAGGAGGAGGAGGAATGGTTGCTGGAATCGCAATTACAGTTAAG AAACCATAG
- the SRR gene encoding serine racemase isoform X1, with product MKPTCRKQQRTMCDQYCISFADVEKAHINIRDFIHLTPVLTSSILNQVTGRNLFFKCELFQKTGSFKIRGALNAIRGLISATSEEKPKAVVTHSSGNHGQALSYAAKLQGIPAYIVVPKTAPNCKKLAIQGYGASIVYSEQSDESRENVTKRIVEETEGIMVHPNQEPAVIAGQGTIAMEVLNQVPLVDALVVPVGGGGMVAGIAITVKALRPSVKVYAAEPLNANDCYQSKLKGELTPNPYPPETIADGVRSSIGLNTWPIIRDLVDDVFTVTEDEIKYATQLVWERMKLLIEPTAGVGVAAVLSQHFQTVSAEVKNICIVLSGGNVDLTSLTWVKQAEKPAL from the exons AACCATGTGTGATCAGTACTGCATCTCCTTTGCTGATGTTGAGAAAGCACATATCAACATTCGAGATTTTATCCACCTCACACCAGTGCTAACAAGCTCCATTTTGAATCAAGTAACAGGGCGCAATCTTTTCTTCAAATGtgaactcttccagaaaactggaTCTTTTAAG ATTCGTGGTGCCCTTAATGCAATCAGAGGCTTGATTTCTGCCACTTCAGAAGAGAAGCCCAAAGCTGTTGTTACTCACAGCAGTGGAAACCATGGCCAGGCTCTCTCCTATGCTGCCAAATTGCAAG GGATTCCTGCTTATATTGTAGTGCCCAAAACAGCTCCCAACTGTAAAAAATTGGCGATACAAGGCTATGGAGCCTCTATAGTATACAGTGAACAAAGCGACGAG TCCAGAGAAAATGTTACAAAAAGAATTGTGGAAGAAACAGAAGGCATCATGGTACATCCCAACCAGGAGCCTGCAGTGATAGCTGGGCAAGGGACAATTGCCATGGAAGTCCTAAACCAG GTTCCCTTGGTAGATGCACTGGTGGTACCTGTAGGAGGAGGAGGAATGGTTGCTGGAATCGCAATTACAGTTAAG GCTCTGAGACCTAGTGTCAAGGTATATGCTGCTGAACCCTTGAATGCAAATGACTGCTACCAGTCCAAACTGAAAGGGGAACTGACCCCCAATCCCTATCCTCCAGAAACCATAGCAGATGGTGTCAGATCCAGCATTGGCTTAAACACCTGGCCTATTATAAGGGACCTCGTGGATGACGTCTTCACTGTCACAGAGGATGAAATTAAG TATGCAACCCAGCTGGTGTGGGAGAGGATGAAATTGCTTATTGAACCTACAGCTGGTGTTGGAGTGGCCGCTGTGCTGTCTCAGCATTTTCAAACAGTTTCCGCAGAAGTAAAGAACATTTGTATTGTGCTCAGTGGTGGAAATGTAGACTTAACTTCCCTAACTTGGGTGAAGCAGGCTGAAAAGCCAGCTCTTTag
- the TSR1 gene encoding pre-rRNA-processing protein TSR1 homolog isoform X1 — MAAHRSGPLKQQNKPHKGGRHRGRGSAQRDGKGRLALKTLSKKVRKDLSKVDQRHRASQLRKQKKEAVLAEKRQLGSKDGPPHQVLVVPLHNRISLPEAFRLLQDRDTGTVHLNEWGSTHSFMLLCPRLKHRWFFTSARPGDLHTVLDMAKVADTILFLLDPLEGWDSTGDYCLSCLFAQGLPTYTLAVQGVSGLPLKKQTDVRKKLSKAVEKRFPDDKLFLLDTQQEAGMLLRQLANQKQRHLAFRDRHAYLFAHAVDFVPSEENNLLGTLKISGYVRGQALNVNNLLHIVGHGDFQMKQIDAPMDPFPLNPRVIKSPKDPGMAMEICATDAVVDMEEDLKVLMKADPERQESLQTEVIPDPMEGEQTWPTEEELSEANDLLKETSKVVKKVPKGTSSYQAEWILDEDGESGGEGDEYDDIEREDFMEEESQDEGSEKDEEEECETVTIGESVHDDLYDEKVDEEAEGKMLEKYKQERLEEMFPDEVDTPRDVAARIRFQKYRGLKSFRTSPWDPKENLPQDYARIFQFQNFINTRRRIFKEIEEKEVEGAEVGWYVTLHVSEVPVLVVEHFERGAPLIAFSLLPHEQKMSVLNMVVSRHAGSTEPVKAKEELIFHCGFRRFRASPLFSQHTAADKHKFQRFLTADSALVVTVYAPITFPPASVLLFKQNSNGMHSLIATGYLLSVDPDRMVIKRVVLSGHPFKIFTKMAVVRYMFFNREDVLWFKPVELRTKWGRRGHIKEPLGTHGHMKCSFDGKLKSQDTVLMNLYKRVFPKWTYDPYVPEPVPWVKSEISSTVPEMDME, encoded by the exons ATGGCGGCTCATCGCTCTGGCCCGCTTAAGCAGCAGAATAAACCTCATAAAGGCGGGCGGCATCGGGGTCGGGGATCCGCGCAGCGGGACGGCAAGG GCCGTCTAGCACTGAAAACCCTAAGCAAGAAGGTGAGAAAAGATCTCAGCAAAGTGGACCAGAGGCATCGTGCCAGCCAGCTCCGAAAGCAGAAGAAGGAGGCG GTTTTGGCAGAAAAGAGACAGCTCGGCAGCAAGGATGGGCCTCCTCATCAGGTACTGGTGGTTCCCCTGCACAACAGGATTTCCCTGCCAGAGGCCTTTCGACTGCTTCAGGATAGGGACACTGGAACAGTACACTTGAATGAATGGGGAAGCACCCATAGCTTTATGCTGTTATGCCCCCGCTTGAAACATCGGTGGTTTTTTACATCTGCAAGACCAG GGGATCTGCACACTGTGTTAGACATGGCTAAAGTGGCTGATACCATCCTGTTCCTCCTTGATCCACTAGAAGGCTGGGATAGCACTGGGGATTACTGCCTTTCCTGCCTCTTTGCTCAGGGCCTTCCCACCTATA CATTAGCTGTCCAGGGGGTTTCGGGCCTCCCACTGAAGAAACAAACAGATGTCAGGAAGAAGCTAAGTAAAGCAGTGGAGAAGCGCTTTCCTGATGACAAACTCTTCCTGTTAGACACTCAACAGGAGGCAGGGATGCTGCTCAGGCAGTTGGCTAACCAAAAGCAACGGCATCTTGCCTTTCGAGATCGGCACGCCTACCTATTTGCTCATGCTGTTGACTTTGTGCCTAGTGAAGAGAATAACTTGTTGGGCACCTTGAAGATCTCAGGCTATGTTCGTGGGCAGGCTCTGAATGTAAATAACTTGCTGCATATCGTTGGACATGGTGATTTCCAGATGAAACAGATAGATGCCCCTATGGACCCTTTCCCTTTAAATCCTAGAGTGATCAAATCCCCAAAGGACCCAGGCATGGCAATGGAG ATTTGTGCTACAGATGCTGTAGTTGATATGGAGGAAGACCTGAAGGTCCTAATGAAGGCAGACCCTGAGAGACAAGAATCTTTGCAAACAGAGGTTATCCCAGATCCAATGGAGGGGGAACAGACCTGGCCCACGGAGGAGGAGCTGAGTGAAGCAAATG ACTTATTGAAGGAAACTTCCAAGGTAGTAAAGAAGGTTCCCAAAGGAACATCCAGTTATCAAGCTGAATGGATTTTGGATGAGGATGGCGAAAGTGGTGGGGAAGGAGATGAGTATGATGATATAGAACGTGAGGATTTTATGGAAGAGGAATCTCAG GATGAGGGTAGTGAAAAGGACGAAGAGGAGGAATGTGAAACTGTGACTATAGGAGAGTCCGTGCATGATGATCTGTATGATGAGAAAGTGGATGAAGAGGCTGAGGGAAAAATGCTGGAGAAATATAAACAAGAAAGACTGGAAGAGATGTTTCCAGATGAAGTAGATACCCCCCGCGACGTGGCTGCTAGAATTCG ATTTCAGAAATACAGAGGCCTCAAGAGCTTCCGGACATCTCCATGGGATCCCAAGGAAAACCTCCCTCAAGATTATGCTCGGATCTTTCAGTTTCAGAACTTTATTAATACTAGGAGACGCATCTTTAAAGAGATTGAAGAAAAAGAGGTTGAAGGAGCTGAG GTTGGCTGGTATGTCACACTTCATGTCTCTGAAGTCCCTGTCTTAGTGGTTGAGCACTTCGAGCGAGGTGCACCCTTGATTGCATTTTCTTTACTACCTCATGAACAGAAG ATGTCAGTACTTAATATGGTGGTGAGCCGGCACGCTGGCAGCACTGAACCTGTGAAAGCTAAAGAGGAGCTGATCTTCCACTGTGGATTCAGGCGCTTCCGAGCCTCACCTTTATTCTCTCAGCACACTGCAG CGGATAAACATAAATTTCAGAGATTCCTGACTGCTGACTCGGCTCTGGTGGTGACAGTATATGCCCCTATCACTTTTCCTCCTGCATCTGTGCTGCTTTTCAAACAGAACAGCAATG GAATGCACAGCCTCATTGCCACAGGCTATCTATTGTCAGTGGATCCAGACAGAATGGTCATCAAGAGAGTTGTTCTGAGTGGTCATCCTTTCAAAATTTTTACTAAGATGGCAGTGGTGCGTTACATGTTCTTCAACAGAG AGGATGTGCTGTGGTTTAAACCGGTGGAACTGAGAACAAAGTGGGGCCGTAGGGGACACATCAAGGAGCCTTTAG GTACTCATGGCCACATGAAGTGCAGTTTTGATGGGAAGCTAAAATCTCAGGacacagtactgatgaacctctATAAAAGAGTTTTCCCCAAATGGACTTATGATCCATATGTACCAGAACCAGTACCTTGGGTGAAAAGTGAGATTTCTTCAACAGTGCCTGAAATGGACATGGAATAA